The Amycolatopsis japonica nucleotide sequence CGCCGCCGCACCCGGCGCGCACGTGGTCAAGGCGTTCAACCTCTGCGAAGTGGACGTCTGGCGGATGACTCCCCCGGTGTTCGGCGGCCGCCCGCTCGCGGTGCCGCTCTGCGGTGCGCCGGAGGCCATCGAGGTGGTGAGCTCGCTGGTCCGCGACCTCGGCTGCACCCCGCTGAACGCCGGCGGGCTCGACCGGGCGGGGCTCATGGAGGCGACCATGGCGTTCATGGTCGGTCTCTGGTTCGACGGCCACGACGCCCAGGCCTGCTTCCCGCCCCTTCCGGCCTGATTTCAGGGTCGTCCCCGATGCGCCGGGCCGGGCGGTCACGCGAATCTGTGCGCCATGCGGACGAAGACCTGGCGGCAGCTGACCGTGTGGCTGCACGTCGTCACCTCGGTGGGCTGGATGGGACAGGCCTTGGCCCTGTTCACCCTCCTGGCGATCGGCCGCACGAGCGCGGACGGCGAGATCCGCGTCGCGGCGACGTCGATGGCGCACGAGATCGACTCGTTCCTGCTGGCGCCGCTGGCGAACGCGTCGGCCTTCACCGGTTTCATGCTCGCCGCGGCGACGGCTTGGGGATTCACCCGGCACTGGTGGGTGCTGGCGAAGTTCGCGATCACGCTCGTCCAGCTCTACGCCGGGATCTTCCTGCTGTCGGGCACTTTGCGGGATTCCGTCGACGCCGCCAGGGCCGGTGATCCGCCGCCGGCGGCACTGGTCGCCGGGACCGCGCTGATGGCGAGCGCGTTGGCTTTCCAGGCTTGGCTTTCGGTGGCGAAACCGTGGGGCAAGGTCCGCTCCGGCGCGAGACTTCCGACCGCGCCGACGTGGGTGTTCGTCGCCGCGGTCCTCGCGCCGCTCACCGACATCACGGTGGGCCTGCTCCTCGGGTACCCGCTGCCGGCGCTTTCACTTGTGGTTCTGGTCGTTCAGCTGGTCCGCCGCCGCGTCGTCACAAGTCCGTGAAGGCCTCCTTGAGGGACTCTGGGTCCCTCAAGGAGGCCTTCACGGAACGAGCTACTTCTTGTACGCGCCGGCCACGATGTCGGCCGAGTTGTCCGAAGCGACGCCGTACTCGACGGTGGTCGCGTCGTCCCCCGCCAGCGAGTACTCGGTCATCGACGCGGCCTGCGCGGCCGCCCCGCCCGCGATTCCCAGTCCCGCCGCGATGGCAACGACGACCAGCGCACGCTTGAAGACGCCCATGATTCCTCCCAGCCCCTGTGACACTTACCTGACGAATGTAACACCGATCCGCCGGGTCGCACAGTCGTTTCGGCGGAATGCCGAAATCAGAGCTGGTCCACCGCCGTGATCCGGATGACCGCCGAGCCCGCCTCGTCCGAAGCGGCCAGATCGACCTCGGCGCTGATGCCCCAGTCGTGATCGCCCGCCGGATCGTCGAAGATCTGCCGCACCCGCCAGATCCCCGGCTCCTGCTCGATGATCAGCAGCTTCGGCCCGCGCGCGTCCGGCCCGATGCCGAGCGTTTCGTGCTCGTCGTAGTAGTCCTCGATGGCGTCTTCCCACGCGTCCGCGTCCCAGCCCGACGCGGCGTCCAGCTCGCCGAGCGTGTCGTAGGCACGCCGCGAAGCCAGCTCCACCCGCCGGAACAGCTCGTTGCGCACGAGCACCCGGAACGCCCGCTCGTTCCGCGTGACCGCGGGCGGCTCGGACGGCGGCCTCGTCGAAACCGGGCCCTCCTCTTCGGGATGCCGCAAGGCTTCCCACTCGTCCAGGAGGCTGGAGTCGACCTGGCGCACGAGTTCGCCGAGCCATTCGATGAGGTCCTGCAACCCCTCGTTCTTGGCCTCGTCGGGCACCGTGTGGCGCAGCGAGTCGTAGGTGTCGGTGAGATACCGCAGCACCAGCCCTTCCGAGCGGGCGAGCTGGTAGAAACCGATGTACTCCACGAAGTTCATCGCGCGCTCGTACATGTCGCGCACGACGGACTTCGGCTTGAGCTCGTAGTCCTCGACCCACGGATGCCCTTGCCGGTAGCGGGAATACGCCGCCTCCAGCAGCTCCTCCAGCGGCTTCGGGTACGTGACGTTCTCGAGCAGCTCCATCCGCTCGTCGTACTCGATGCCCTCGGCCTTCATCGCCTGCACGGCCTCACCGCGCGCCTTGAACTGCTGCTGCGACAGCACCGGCCGCGGATTGTCCACAGTGGATTCCACAATGGACACGACGTCGAGCGGATACGACGGCGAGTCGACGTCGAGGAGTTCGATCGCGGCGAGCGCGAACGGCGAAAGCGGCTGGTTCAGCGCGAAATCGAACTGCAGGTCCACGGTCAGCCGGACGATGCGGCCCTGTTCGTCGGGTTCGTCGAGCCGTTCCACCACACCGGCCGCGAGCAGCGCGCGGTAGATCGCGATCGCGCGCAGGATCAGTTTCCGCTGGGCGGGACGGTCGGAGTGGTTATCCTCCAGCAGATGCCGCATCGAGTCGAACGCGTTGCCCGGCCGGGAGATCACGTTCAGCAGCATCGAGTGGCTGACGTGGAAGCTCGACGTCAGCGGCTCCGGCTCGGCCGCGATCAGCCGGTCGAAGGTGCTCTCCGTCCAGTTGACGAACCCTTCGGGCGCCTTCTTGCGGACGATCTTCTTTTTCTTCTTGGGATCGTCGCCCGCCTTCTCCAGCGCCTTGGCGTTTTCGACGACGTGGTCCGGCGCCTGCACGACGACGTAGCCGTCGGTGTCGTATCCGGCGCGGCCCGCGCGGCCGGCGATCTGATGGAACTCGCGCGCCTTGAGATGCCGTTGCCGCACACCGTCGTACTTCGTCAGCGCCGAAAAGACCACCGTGCGGATCGGTACGTTGATGCCGACGCCGAGCGTGTCGGTCCCGCAGATCACCTTCAGCAGCCCCGCCTGCGCCAGCTGCTCGACGAGGCGCCGGTACTTCGGCAGCATGCCGGCGTGGTGCACGCCGATCCCGTGCCGGACCAGCCGCGACAGCGTCTTCCCGAACCCGGCCGAGAAGCGGAAATCGCCGAGCATGTCGGCGATGGCCTCCTTCTCCGCCTTCGAAGTGACGTTGATGCTCATCAGCGTCTGCGCGCGTTCGATCGCCGCGGCCTGCGAGAAGTGGACGACGTAGACCGGCGACTGCCCGCCGTTGAGCAGCTCGGACATCGTCTCGTGCAACGGCGTCAGCGCATAACGGAAGGTCAGCGGCACCGGCCGCTGCGCCGAGGTGACCACCGCGGTCGGACGGCCGGTCCGGCGGGTGAGATCTTTTTCGAAGAACGAGACGTCGCCCAGGGTGGCCGACATCAGCACGAACTGCGCCTTCGGCAGTTCCAGCAGCGGCACCTGCCAGGCCCAGCCGCGATCCGGCTCCGCATAGAAGTGGAACTCGTCCGCGACGACCTGGCCGACCGGCGCGTCGGCACCGAAGCGCAACGCCATGTTCGCCAGGATTTCCGCCGTGCAGCAGATGATCGGCGCGTCGGCGTTCACCGCCGAGTCACCGGTCATCATGCCGACATTCTCGGCGCCGAAGATCTCGATGAGCTGGAAGAACTTCTCCGAGACGAGCGCCTTGATGGGTGCCGTGTAGTAGCTGCGGCGGCCGTGTGCGAGCGCGGTGAAGTGCGCCCCGACGGCGACCAGGCTCTTACCCGAGCCCGTCGGCGTCGACAGGATCAGGTTCGCGCCGGAGACCACCTCGATGATGGCCTCTTCCTGCGCGGGGTACAGCTCCAACCCGCGCTCGGCCGTCCAGGTGGAGAAGGCTTCGAACAGCGAGTCGGGGTCGGGATCCGCAGGCAGGAGGTCTGTAAGTGTCATCAGAGGACCTATCGTGCCATCCGTTGGTCGCTTCTTGCCCAGGGGTGATCGCGCCCATCGGCGGAAACCCGTAGGCTTCGCGGTACCGCGCACCTTCCGGGCACCATCACCCGGCCGCGCACACAGGCGGTAATCCGAGAGGGCTAAAGGAATGGCACAGGACATCATCCCGATCGAACTCGGCCTGCCACAGGGTGACGTCGTCACCCTCTGGGCGCCGCGCTGGCGGGAAGACGGCGAGGAATGGGAAGCCTTCCTCGGCGACGAGGAAGACCTGTACGCCTTCCCGGACGCCGCGCATCTCGCCGCCTTCGTGCGGACCTCCGAGCAGCACGACCTGCTCGACCACCCCGCGTGGGAGGTCGTCCCGGCGCTGAACGTGCCCGAGCTCATCCCGGACGACGACCACACCTACGACCTGGTGGGCGTCCCCGAGCTGGTGGCCGAGAAGCC carries:
- a CDS encoding DEAD/DEAH box helicase, whose protein sequence is MTLTDLLPADPDPDSLFEAFSTWTAERGLELYPAQEEAIIEVVSGANLILSTPTGSGKSLVAVGAHFTALAHGRRSYYTAPIKALVSEKFFQLIEIFGAENVGMMTGDSAVNADAPIICCTAEILANMALRFGADAPVGQVVADEFHFYAEPDRGWAWQVPLLELPKAQFVLMSATLGDVSFFEKDLTRRTGRPTAVVTSAQRPVPLTFRYALTPLHETMSELLNGGQSPVYVVHFSQAAAIERAQTLMSINVTSKAEKEAIADMLGDFRFSAGFGKTLSRLVRHGIGVHHAGMLPKYRRLVEQLAQAGLLKVICGTDTLGVGINVPIRTVVFSALTKYDGVRQRHLKAREFHQIAGRAGRAGYDTDGYVVVQAPDHVVENAKALEKAGDDPKKKKKIVRKKAPEGFVNWTESTFDRLIAAEPEPLTSSFHVSHSMLLNVISRPGNAFDSMRHLLEDNHSDRPAQRKLILRAIAIYRALLAAGVVERLDEPDEQGRIVRLTVDLQFDFALNQPLSPFALAAIELLDVDSPSYPLDVVSIVESTVDNPRPVLSQQQFKARGEAVQAMKAEGIEYDERMELLENVTYPKPLEELLEAAYSRYRQGHPWVEDYELKPKSVVRDMYERAMNFVEYIGFYQLARSEGLVLRYLTDTYDSLRHTVPDEAKNEGLQDLIEWLGELVRQVDSSLLDEWEALRHPEEEGPVSTRPPSEPPAVTRNERAFRVLVRNELFRRVELASRRAYDTLGELDAASGWDADAWEDAIEDYYDEHETLGIGPDARGPKLLIIEQEPGIWRVRQIFDDPAGDHDWGISAEVDLAASDEAGSAVIRITAVDQL